A single region of the Streptomyces sp. ITFR-16 genome encodes:
- a CDS encoding zinc-ribbon domain-containing protein: MIIFGTRGYLYQLAVLTLVCGWCGNPAAHTLRKRVTKFTLFFVPLFPISTKYATQCTFCGGEQKIPREQADQLLAQHVASQDGNPFGQAPQQPGYAPGPQGQGQNPYQN, from the coding sequence ATGATCATTTTTGGTACGCGAGGCTATCTCTACCAATTGGCCGTTCTGACGCTGGTCTGCGGCTGGTGCGGGAACCCGGCGGCCCACACCCTGCGCAAGCGGGTGACGAAGTTCACGCTGTTCTTCGTGCCGCTGTTCCCGATATCGACCAAGTACGCCACCCAGTGCACGTTCTGCGGCGGTGAGCAGAAGATCCCCCGCGAGCAGGCGGACCAGCTGCTGGCCCAGCACGTGGCGTCGCAGGACGGCAACCCGTTCGGCCAGGCCCCGCAGCAGCCGGGTTACGCCCCGGGCCCGCAGGGCCAGGGCCAGAACCCGTACCAGAACTAA
- a CDS encoding HAMP domain-containing sensor histidine kinase has translation MSRRAGGRPRRRLRLPAWTATLTWKSAVFITVMCCVLAALLGVLVHTAVTRQTVGHAREKALARLTEVTAAYEAGEALPPRSGIDPPGLPSSLRALAVDGKRGTMVAGHLGRPTMWAAAPADGHALATRIDYSQSARTINGLDGAIIGSSLLAIGATLLVGAFAVTRVTRRLHQTARVARRIGAGDLDARVNDPRTADPARRQDEVAIVAGALDTMASTLQRKLQAEQRFTADVAHELRTPLTGLSAAAELLPPGRPSELVQDRVRAMRALTEDLLEISRLDARTEQVDLDVHELVPLVRGVVRASGTETGVEAAGDGPPVRVETDRRRLERVLGNLITNAHRHGRPPVVLTVDGPVVTVRDHGDGFPDYLTAGGPQRFRTEGGAKGHGLGLTIAAGQAEVMGAALVFGNAPDGGAVARLTLPEYAGPDEGAEEPPNPPSAPPHDRPAL, from the coding sequence GTGAGCCGCCGGGCGGGCGGGCGCCCGCGCCGCCGGCTGCGGCTGCCCGCCTGGACCGCGACGCTCACCTGGAAGTCAGCGGTCTTCATCACCGTGATGTGCTGTGTGCTCGCCGCGCTCCTCGGGGTGCTGGTCCACACCGCGGTCACCCGCCAGACGGTCGGCCACGCCCGCGAGAAGGCGCTCGCCCGGCTGACGGAGGTCACCGCGGCCTACGAGGCGGGCGAGGCGCTTCCGCCGCGTTCCGGGATCGATCCGCCGGGGCTGCCCTCCTCGCTGCGGGCCCTGGCCGTGGACGGGAAGCGGGGCACGATGGTCGCCGGTCATCTCGGCCGGCCGACGATGTGGGCCGCCGCCCCGGCCGACGGACACGCGCTGGCCACCCGGATCGACTACAGCCAGAGCGCCCGCACGATCAACGGCCTGGACGGCGCGATCATCGGCTCCTCGCTGCTGGCGATCGGCGCCACGCTGCTGGTCGGGGCGTTCGCCGTCACCCGGGTCACCCGGCGGCTGCACCAGACCGCGCGGGTGGCCCGCAGGATCGGCGCGGGCGATCTGGACGCCCGGGTCAACGACCCCCGCACCGCCGACCCCGCCCGCCGGCAGGACGAGGTCGCCATCGTCGCCGGGGCGCTGGACACCATGGCCTCGACGCTCCAGCGCAAGCTCCAGGCCGAGCAGCGCTTCACCGCCGATGTGGCGCACGAGCTGCGCACCCCGCTGACCGGCCTGTCGGCCGCCGCCGAACTCCTGCCGCCCGGCCGCCCGTCGGAGCTGGTCCAGGACCGGGTGCGGGCCATGCGCGCCCTGACGGAGGATCTGCTGGAGATCTCCCGGCTCGACGCCCGCACCGAGCAGGTCGACCTCGATGTGCACGAACTGGTGCCGCTCGTCCGGGGTGTGGTGCGCGCCTCCGGCACCGAGACCGGGGTCGAGGCCGCCGGGGACGGGCCGCCGGTGCGCGTCGAGACGGACCGGAGGCGCCTGGAACGGGTGCTGGGCAATCTGATCACCAACGCGCACCGGCACGGCCGGCCGCCGGTGGTGCTGACGGTCGACGGGCCGGTGGTGACCGTACGCGATCACGGCGACGGCTTCCCGGACTATCTGACGGCGGGCGGTCCGCAGCGCTTCCGTACCGAGGGCGGGGCCAAGGGGCACGGCCTCGGGCTGACCATCGCCGCCGGGCAGGCGGAGGTGATGGGCGCCGCGCTGGTCTTCGGGAACGCGCCGGACGGCGGGGCGGTGGCCCGGCTGACCCTGCCGGAGTACGCAGGCCCGGACGAGGGCGCCGAGGAGCCGCCAAACCCTCCGTCGGCACCGCCCCATGACCGCCCCGCGCTATGA
- a CDS encoding FtsW/RodA/SpoVE family cell cycle protein, which translates to MTASTADAPPPELRLPRRRGVELSLLIGAVLISVYGYAAVGLAHDDAVPPDVAGYGGGLGLLALLAHLAVRFRAPYADPLLLPIAVLLNGLGLVLIYRLDLETPRDQAATTQLIWSTLGVAFFIAVVVFLRDHRVLQRYAYLSVAAALVLMIVPIFFPAVNGAKIWIRVGGFSFQPGEFAKILLAVFFAAYLAANHNALAYTGRRIWKLQLPTGRVLGPIVAIWLLSVGVLVLERDLGTSLLFFGLFVILLYVATGRTGWIAVGLLLAAVGAFVVGSFEPHVHSRVQDWLDPFASIDAGRGPSQLAQSLFAFAAGGMLGTGLGLGHSILIGFAAKSDFILATAGEELGLTGLTAVFLLYALLVARGYRAGLALRDPFGRLLSIGLASILALQVFVIAGGVTGLIPLTGMAMPFLAQGGSSVVTNWIIVALLIRVSDLARRPHPDQVETGVIATALEDEQ; encoded by the coding sequence ATGACCGCATCGACGGCGGACGCACCCCCGCCCGAGCTGCGCCTGCCCAGGCGGCGCGGCGTGGAACTCTCGCTCCTCATCGGGGCCGTCCTCATCTCCGTCTACGGTTACGCCGCCGTCGGTCTGGCGCACGACGACGCGGTCCCGCCCGATGTCGCCGGATACGGCGGCGGGCTCGGGCTGCTCGCGCTCCTGGCCCATCTCGCCGTCCGCTTCCGCGCCCCGTACGCCGATCCGCTGCTGCTGCCCATCGCCGTGCTGCTCAACGGCCTCGGCCTGGTGCTGATCTACCGGCTGGACCTGGAGACCCCGAGGGACCAGGCCGCCACCACCCAGCTGATCTGGTCGACGCTCGGCGTGGCGTTCTTCATCGCGGTGGTGGTGTTCCTGCGCGACCACCGGGTGCTCCAGCGGTACGCCTATCTGTCGGTCGCCGCCGCCCTCGTCCTGATGATCGTGCCGATCTTCTTCCCTGCGGTGAACGGCGCCAAGATCTGGATCAGGGTCGGCGGATTCTCCTTCCAGCCGGGCGAGTTCGCCAAGATCCTGCTCGCCGTGTTCTTCGCCGCCTACCTGGCCGCGAACCACAACGCCCTCGCGTACACCGGCCGCAGGATCTGGAAGCTCCAGCTGCCCACCGGGCGGGTGCTCGGCCCGATCGTGGCGATCTGGCTGCTCAGCGTCGGCGTGCTGGTGCTGGAACGCGACCTGGGCACCTCGCTGCTCTTCTTCGGCCTGTTCGTGATCCTGCTGTACGTGGCGACCGGCCGGACCGGCTGGATCGCGGTCGGGCTGCTGCTCGCGGCCGTCGGCGCGTTCGTCGTCGGGTCGTTCGAACCGCATGTCCACAGCCGGGTGCAGGACTGGCTCGACCCGTTCGCGTCCATCGACGCCGGCCGGGGGCCCAGCCAGCTCGCCCAGTCGCTGTTCGCCTTCGCCGCGGGCGGAATGCTCGGCACCGGCCTCGGGCTCGGCCACTCCATCCTCATCGGCTTCGCCGCCAAGTCCGACTTCATCCTGGCGACGGCCGGCGAGGAGCTGGGGCTGACCGGGCTGACCGCCGTCTTCCTGCTGTACGCGCTGCTCGTGGCGCGCGGCTACCGGGCCGGGCTCGCGCTGCGCGACCCGTTCGGGCGGCTGCTGTCGATCGGGCTCGCCTCGATCCTGGCGCTCCAGGTGTTCGTGATCGCGGGCGGGGTGACGGGGCTGATCCCGCTGACCGGTATGGCGATGCCGTTCCTCGCCCAGGGCGGTTCGTCCGTGGTCACCAACTGGATCATCGTGGCGCTGCTGATCCGGGTCAGCGACCTCGCCCGCCGCCCCCACCCCGACCAGGTGGAGACCGGTGTCATCGCGACCGCCCTGGAGGACGAGCAGTGA
- a CDS encoding penicillin-binding transpeptidase domain-containing protein gives MIRYIRRAAAFCLLLLVALLVNAARIQVFEADELDDNAANRRNTIDRYDQPRGNILVDGRSVTGSKDTGEQLAHERTYRYGPLYAPVTGYASQTYGTTLIENAEDGVLSGTDPMLAPLPFWNEITRSRQPGGDVATTVEDSVQRAAYRGLGGRRGAVAAIEPTSGRILALVSTPSYDPGRLSGTGSSVTNAWRELNADRSQPMLNRAIRQTYPPGSTFKIVTAAAALDAEVVTDPDAPTDTPSPYVLPGTSTVLPDEARGCAKASLAEAIRVSCNTVMAHLGVQVGLDGMVEAVGKFGFNDTGLKIPSGVAKSNFDTDMSRDQLAQSSIGQFDTTATPLQMAMVAAAVANGGELMYPHLVDRTTTHSGSTVRTTGSRSYHRAMNPMTAMRLRQMMIDVVQEGTGTNAAIDGATVGGKTGTAQHGIDNSGLPYAWFVSWAQADGSARPAVAVAVVVEDAEADRADISGGGSAAPIARSVMEAALED, from the coding sequence GTGATCCGCTACATCCGGCGCGCCGCCGCCTTCTGTCTGCTGCTGCTCGTGGCGCTGCTGGTCAACGCCGCCCGCATCCAGGTCTTCGAGGCCGACGAGCTCGACGACAACGCCGCCAACCGCCGCAACACGATCGACCGTTACGACCAGCCGCGCGGCAACATCCTGGTCGACGGCCGGTCCGTCACCGGCTCGAAGGACACCGGCGAGCAGCTCGCCCACGAGCGCACCTACCGCTACGGCCCGCTGTACGCCCCGGTCACGGGGTACGCCTCGCAGACGTACGGCACCACCCTGATCGAGAACGCGGAGGACGGCGTCCTCTCCGGCACCGACCCCATGCTCGCGCCGCTCCCCTTCTGGAACGAGATCACCCGCAGCCGCCAGCCGGGCGGCGACGTGGCGACGACGGTCGAGGACTCGGTGCAGCGGGCCGCCTACCGGGGGCTCGGCGGCCGCCGGGGCGCGGTCGCGGCGATCGAGCCGACGAGCGGCAGGATCCTGGCGCTGGTCTCGACGCCGTCGTACGACCCCGGGCGGCTCTCCGGCACCGGCTCGTCCGTCACCAACGCCTGGCGGGAGCTGAACGCGGACCGGAGCCAGCCGATGCTCAACCGGGCGATCCGGCAGACCTATCCGCCGGGCTCCACGTTCAAGATCGTGACGGCCGCCGCGGCGCTGGACGCGGAGGTCGTCACCGATCCGGACGCGCCGACCGACACCCCCTCCCCCTACGTCCTGCCGGGCACCTCGACCGTTCTGCCCGACGAGGCCCGGGGGTGCGCCAAGGCGTCGCTGGCCGAGGCGATCCGGGTCTCCTGCAACACCGTGATGGCGCACCTCGGGGTTCAGGTCGGGCTGGACGGCATGGTGGAGGCGGTCGGCAAGTTCGGCTTCAACGACACCGGGCTGAAGATCCCGTCCGGGGTGGCGAAGAGCAACTTCGACACCGACATGAGCCGCGACCAGCTGGCGCAGTCCTCGATCGGCCAGTTCGACACCACGGCGACCCCCCTCCAGATGGCGATGGTGGCCGCCGCCGTGGCCAACGGGGGCGAGCTGATGTACCCGCACCTGGTCGACCGTACGACCACACACAGCGGCTCCACCGTCCGTACGACCGGATCGCGTTCCTACCACCGGGCAATGAACCCGATGACGGCGATGCGGCTGCGGCAGATGATGATCGACGTGGTCCAGGAGGGCACCGGGACGAACGCGGCGATCGACGGGGCGACGGTCGGCGGGAAGACGGGCACGGCCCAGCACGGCATCGACAACTCCGGCCTGCCGTACGCCTGGTTCGTCTCCTGGGCGCAGGCGGACGGCTCCGCCCGGCCGGCCGTCGCCGTGGCCGTGGTCGTCGAGGACGCCGAAGCCGACCGGGCCGACATCAGCGGGGGCGGCAGCGCCGCGCCGATCGCCCGTTCCGTGATGGAGGCCGCGCTGGAAGACTGA
- a CDS encoding amidase family protein, with the protein MTAFRGAAEALAAIGRKDPRLCAFLDVWHEEALARVPSAGRLPLGGLPFAVKGRAGIRSYAAHRLIAAGGVPVGSTSVPGPGTAWQTWGLGALGPTVNPWRPDRTPGGSSAGSAVAVAAGLVPLATGSDGAGSVRIPAAWCGVFGLKTTHGLLPSPDRSGLAAAGVLARSAAQARTYLRCVLDAHVDEPAPEAPVRAAHSTGLGFADVDPEVASVVREAVRRLEAAGVVRLTGGGCELLDPADAWQAVRKGAAAPPAEELRRENDRRLDAFFAHTPLLLTPVTPNRPHGHDGPGEVISTALTWAFNLSGHPAASVPAGFTADGCPVGLQLVARRGADAWLLAAAEAAEAALGFPRP; encoded by the coding sequence GTGACGGCTTTCAGGGGTGCCGCCGAGGCGCTGGCGGCGATCGGGCGCAAGGATCCCCGGCTGTGCGCGTTCCTCGACGTCTGGCACGAGGAGGCGCTGGCCCGGGTGCCGTCGGCCGGGCGGCTTCCGCTGGGCGGACTGCCGTTCGCGGTGAAGGGGCGCGCCGGGATCCGCTCGTACGCCGCACACCGGCTGATCGCGGCCGGGGGTGTGCCGGTCGGCTCGACCTCCGTGCCGGGCCCCGGCACGGCCTGGCAGACGTGGGGGCTCGGCGCCCTGGGCCCGACGGTCAACCCGTGGCGGCCGGACCGGACTCCGGGCGGCTCGTCGGCGGGGTCGGCGGTGGCGGTCGCGGCGGGCCTGGTGCCCCTGGCGACCGGCAGCGACGGGGCGGGGTCGGTGCGCATCCCGGCCGCCTGGTGCGGGGTGTTCGGGCTGAAGACGACCCACGGGCTGCTGCCCTCGCCCGACCGCTCGGGCCTCGCGGCGGCCGGGGTGCTGGCGCGCTCGGCCGCGCAGGCGCGGACCTATCTGCGCTGTGTCCTGGACGCTCACGTGGACGAGCCGGCGCCCGAAGCGCCCGTGCGCGCCGCCCACAGCACCGGTCTGGGGTTCGCGGACGTGGACCCGGAGGTCGCCTCCGTGGTGCGGGAGGCGGTGCGGCGGCTGGAGGCGGCGGGGGTGGTGCGGCTCACCGGCGGCGGCTGCGAGCTGCTGGACCCGGCGGATGCCTGGCAGGCCGTACGGAAGGGAGCCGCGGCGCCGCCGGCCGAGGAGCTGCGGCGGGAGAACGACCGCAGGCTGGACGCCTTCTTCGCGCACACCCCGCTGCTGCTCACCCCCGTCACCCCCAACCGCCCGCACGGCCACGACGGTCCGGGCGAGGTGATCTCGACCGCGCTGACCTGGGCGTTCAATCTGAGCGGGCACCCGGCGGCGAGCGTGCCCGCCGGGTTCACCGCGGACGGCTGCCCGGTCGGGCTCCAACTCGTGGCGCGGCGGGGCGCGGACGCCTGGCTGCTCGCCGCGGCCGAGGCGGCCGAGGCGGCGCTCGGGTTCCCGCGCCCCTGA
- a CDS encoding ADP-ribosylglycohydrolase family protein: MAPTAVAADLAAARRSLEGLALGDAFGERWFPLFRTPEQAYEEVRARRTPPEPRWPWTDDTAMARALQRVLDDHGQVDQDRLALSFALAFDADQARGYGHGMHMLLPELPASPGAWRTLAPQLFEGGSLGNGAAMRVAPLGARFHRDLDHAAAQAVLQAEVTHAHPDGIAGAVAVAVAAGLAARGAFTLDAVVALTPAGPVRDGLERAAELPFATEPVHAAELLGNGRRIRADDTVPFALWTAARHPDDLEAALWATAEGFGDVDTTCAITGGVVGAAVGVGGVPAEWLARREPLD; this comes from the coding sequence ATGGCCCCCACCGCTGTCGCAGCAGACCTCGCCGCCGCCCGCCGCAGCCTCGAAGGGCTGGCGCTCGGCGACGCGTTCGGCGAGCGCTGGTTCCCGCTCTTCCGGACCCCCGAGCAGGCGTACGAGGAGGTCAGGGCGCGGCGCACACCCCCGGAGCCCCGCTGGCCGTGGACCGACGACACGGCCATGGCCCGGGCGCTCCAGCGCGTCCTCGACGACCACGGGCAGGTCGACCAGGACCGGCTCGCGCTCTCCTTCGCCCTGGCCTTCGACGCGGACCAGGCGCGGGGCTACGGCCACGGCATGCACATGCTGCTGCCCGAGCTGCCGGCGTCACCGGGCGCCTGGCGGACGCTGGCGCCCCAGCTGTTCGAGGGCGGCAGCCTCGGCAACGGGGCGGCGATGCGGGTCGCGCCCCTCGGCGCGCGCTTCCACCGGGACCTGGACCACGCGGCCGCACAGGCGGTGCTCCAGGCGGAGGTCACCCACGCCCACCCCGACGGCATCGCGGGCGCGGTGGCGGTGGCGGTCGCCGCGGGTCTGGCGGCGCGGGGCGCGTTCACCCTGGACGCGGTCGTCGCGCTGACGCCCGCCGGGCCGGTGCGCGACGGGCTGGAGCGGGCGGCGGAACTGCCGTTCGCCACCGAGCCCGTGCACGCGGCCGAACTGCTCGGCAACGGGCGGCGCATCCGTGCCGACGACACCGTGCCGTTCGCCCTGTGGACCGCGGCCCGGCACCCGGACGACCTGGAGGCGGCGCTCTGGGCGACGGCCGAGGGATTCGGCGACGTCGACACGACCTGCGCCATCACCGGCGGGGTCGTCGGCGCGGCCGTCGGCGTCGGGGGAGTGCCCGCCGAGTGGCTCGCGCGCCGGGAGCCGCTGGACTGA
- a CDS encoding GNAT family N-acetyltransferase produces MNDRPGIRVVRRPPAAPAPDGLSALLAGYHLRTEEEKGRPVADVSGLPERYRAEVEDPGTAFAGDTVLVARAGQDAVGCLVVTAPAAGRVEVKRLWTDPSSRGLGVASALLGAALDEAARGGAHTVRLSVWRWRTGALSLYERFGFAVTASWDERPELVCMERTVTGPDRP; encoded by the coding sequence ATGAACGATCGCCCCGGCATCCGCGTCGTCCGCCGGCCGCCCGCGGCCCCCGCACCGGACGGGCTGTCCGCACTGCTCGCCGGCTACCACCTGCGGACGGAGGAGGAGAAGGGGCGGCCCGTCGCGGACGTGTCCGGGCTGCCCGAGCGCTACCGGGCGGAGGTCGAGGACCCGGGGACGGCGTTCGCCGGGGACACCGTCTTGGTGGCGCGGGCCGGTCAGGACGCCGTGGGCTGTCTGGTGGTGACCGCTCCCGCGGCCGGGCGGGTGGAGGTCAAGCGCCTGTGGACGGACCCGTCCTCCCGTGGCCTGGGCGTCGCCTCCGCCCTGCTCGGCGCCGCGCTCGACGAGGCGGCGCGCGGCGGGGCGCACACCGTGCGGCTGTCGGTGTGGCGGTGGCGGACCGGGGCCCTGTCGCTCTACGAGCGGTTCGGTTTCGCCGTCACCGCGTCGTGGGACGAGCGGCCGGAACTGGTCTGCATGGAGCGGACGGTGACCGGTCCGGACAGGCCCTAG
- a CDS encoding protein kinase family protein has protein sequence MPERDDAADPSESRARRAAHLEVSTRLSLMSDRSLGEAVAGAAPLGSGIGGRSAELHVDGVRVFVKRVPLTDLELRPENVRSTANLFGLPLFYQYGVGSAGFGAWRELAAHTLTTRWVLSDAYPDFPLMYHWRVLPDTPPQGFTDEFGGIEGAVAHWEGSGAVRGRLEAIGRSSASLVLFLEHVPHTLGAWLGDRRAAAAKGGQAPPYARLDASLARGAAFMSARGFVHFDAHFGNVLTDGRSIRFADFGLALSSAFALSPQESAFLAGHLAYDRHYVAGHLLRHHLFDEVCDAAFLRAWIAGDRPSGVPPEAAALLDRHAGPALVLDGFQRRLMQVSKRTPYPSADIDRAA, from the coding sequence ATGCCCGAGAGAGACGATGCCGCCGACCCGTCCGAGTCCCGGGCGCGCCGGGCCGCCCATCTGGAGGTCTCCACCCGGCTGTCGCTGATGAGCGACCGCAGCCTCGGTGAGGCCGTCGCCGGCGCCGCCCCGCTGGGCTCCGGCATCGGCGGCCGGTCGGCGGAGCTGCACGTGGACGGGGTGCGCGTCTTCGTCAAACGGGTGCCGCTCACCGACCTCGAACTGCGTCCGGAGAACGTCCGGTCGACCGCCAACCTCTTCGGGCTGCCGCTCTTCTACCAGTACGGGGTGGGCTCGGCCGGATTCGGCGCCTGGCGGGAGCTGGCCGCGCACACCCTGACCACCCGGTGGGTCCTGAGCGACGCGTATCCGGACTTCCCGCTGATGTACCACTGGCGGGTCCTGCCCGACACCCCGCCGCAGGGGTTCACCGACGAATTCGGCGGCATTGAGGGCGCGGTGGCCCACTGGGAGGGCTCCGGGGCCGTACGCGGCCGGCTGGAGGCCATCGGCCGCTCGTCGGCGAGCCTGGTGCTCTTCCTGGAACATGTGCCGCACACCCTCGGCGCCTGGCTGGGCGACCGCAGGGCCGCCGCGGCGAAGGGCGGCCAGGCACCGCCGTACGCCCGGCTGGACGCGTCGCTCGCCCGGGGCGCCGCCTTCATGAGCGCGCGCGGATTCGTGCACTTCGACGCCCACTTCGGCAACGTCCTGACCGACGGCCGCTCGATCCGTTTCGCGGACTTCGGCCTCGCGCTCAGCTCCGCGTTCGCGCTCTCCCCGCAGGAGTCCGCGTTCCTGGCCGGTCATCTCGCGTACGACCGCCACTACGTCGCCGGCCATCTGCTGCGCCACCATCTGTTCGACGAGGTGTGCGACGCCGCCTTCCTGCGCGCCTGGATCGCCGGCGACCGGCCCTCCGGTGTGCCGCCCGAGGCCGCCGCGCTCCTCGACCGCCACGCCGGACCCGCCCTCGTCCTGGACGGCTTCCAGCGCCGTCTGATGCAGGTGAGCAAACGGACGCCGTACCCCTCGGCGGACATCGACCGGGCCGCCTAG
- a CDS encoding ferritin-like domain-containing protein, whose product MSTHDLYTTAPDEPLWQVPASGAARFSWDYDDGRERLLALYQKGKDKQWDGNKRIDWSLEVDPADPLGTPDEALTLYGTPHWAKMTEKDRGELRKHYTSWQFSQFLHGEQGAMICAARIVESVPDLDAKFYSATQAMDEARHAEIYGRFLHEKVGMLYPVNDNLQGLLGDTLRDSRWDMPYLGMQVLIEGLALAAFGMIRDTTTKPLPKQILAYVMQDEARHVAFGRMALRDYYKQLSDAELREREEFVIEGCYLMRDRLSGVEVLENFGIGKQEAKELSEHSEFLQLFRKLLFSRIVPCVKDIGLWGERLQKAYVDMGVLELGDSSLDLLMAQDEEIAEQLDRDRFEAEESERVAEVAEAIADGGAGPAVA is encoded by the coding sequence GTGTCGACACACGATCTCTACACCACCGCCCCCGACGAACCGCTCTGGCAGGTCCCCGCCAGCGGCGCGGCCCGCTTCAGCTGGGACTACGACGACGGACGCGAACGCCTCCTCGCCCTGTACCAGAAGGGCAAGGACAAGCAGTGGGACGGCAACAAGCGCATCGACTGGAGCCTGGAGGTCGACCCCGCCGACCCCCTCGGCACCCCCGACGAGGCCCTCACCCTGTACGGCACCCCGCACTGGGCGAAGATGACCGAGAAGGACCGGGGCGAGCTGCGCAAGCACTACACCTCCTGGCAGTTCAGCCAGTTCCTGCACGGTGAGCAGGGCGCGATGATCTGCGCCGCCCGCATCGTGGAGTCCGTGCCCGATCTGGACGCCAAGTTCTACTCCGCCACCCAGGCCATGGACGAGGCCCGGCACGCGGAGATATACGGCCGGTTCCTGCACGAGAAGGTCGGGATGCTCTACCCGGTCAACGACAACCTCCAGGGCCTGCTGGGCGACACCCTGCGCGACTCGCGCTGGGACATGCCCTACCTCGGCATGCAGGTCCTCATCGAGGGCCTGGCCCTCGCCGCGTTCGGCATGATCCGCGACACCACGACCAAGCCGCTGCCCAAGCAGATCCTGGCGTACGTCATGCAGGACGAGGCCCGCCATGTCGCCTTCGGGCGGATGGCGCTGCGCGACTACTACAAGCAGCTGAGCGACGCCGAACTGCGCGAACGCGAGGAGTTCGTCATCGAGGGCTGCTACCTGATGCGCGACCGCCTCAGCGGGGTCGAGGTGCTGGAGAACTTCGGCATCGGCAAGCAGGAGGCCAAGGAGCTGTCCGAGCACTCCGAATTCCTCCAGCTCTTCCGCAAGCTGCTGTTCAGCCGCATCGTCCCGTGCGTCAAGGACATCGGCCTGTGGGGCGAGCGGCTGCAGAAGGCGTACGTCGACATGGGCGTCCTCGAACTCGGCGACTCCAGCCTGGACCTGCTCATGGCCCAGGACGAGGAGATAGCCGAACAGCTCGACCGCGACCGCTTCGAGGCGGAGGAGAGCGAGCGCGTCGCGGAGGTCGCCGAGGCGATAGCGGACGGCGGGGCCGGCCCGGCGGTCGCCTGA
- a CDS encoding diiron oxygenase, with protein MTTVTARDVQLLRDALGPLRDREQIAERLLESSAKHSFDPDKELDWDAAVEEGKWFWPPELLSLYDTPMWRRMSQEQRLDLARHEAASLASLGIWFEIILMQLLVRHIYDKPVVSNHVRYALTEIADECRHSMMFGRMITWGGAPCYPVPRRYHNLARVLKTVSTTPGSFAATLLGEEILDWMQRLTFPDERVQPLVRGVTRIHVIEEARHVRYAREELRRQMVTAPRWERELTRVSCGEAARVFSVCFVNPQVYENVGLDRREAVAQVRASGHRAQVMQSGAKRLTDFFDDIGVLNGVGRRLWKSSGLLA; from the coding sequence ATGACGACCGTGACCGCTCGCGACGTACAGCTGCTCCGTGACGCGCTCGGCCCGCTCCGCGACCGCGAGCAGATCGCCGAACGGCTGCTGGAGTCCTCCGCCAAGCACTCCTTCGACCCGGACAAGGAACTCGACTGGGACGCGGCGGTCGAGGAGGGCAAGTGGTTCTGGCCCCCCGAGCTGCTCTCCCTCTACGACACCCCCATGTGGCGGCGGATGTCGCAGGAGCAGCGGCTCGACCTGGCGCGGCACGAGGCGGCCTCGCTGGCCTCGCTCGGCATCTGGTTCGAGATCATCCTCATGCAGCTGCTGGTGCGGCACATCTACGACAAGCCCGTGGTCAGCAATCACGTCCGCTACGCGCTCACCGAGATCGCCGACGAGTGCCGGCACTCGATGATGTTCGGCCGGATGATCACCTGGGGCGGGGCGCCCTGCTACCCGGTGCCGCGCAGGTACCACAATCTGGCGCGCGTGCTGAAGACCGTGTCCACGACGCCCGGTTCGTTCGCCGCGACCCTGCTCGGCGAGGAGATCCTGGACTGGATGCAGCGGCTGACCTTCCCCGACGAGCGCGTCCAGCCCCTGGTGCGCGGGGTCACCCGCATCCATGTGATCGAGGAGGCGCGGCACGTCCGCTACGCCCGTGAGGAGCTGCGCCGCCAGATGGTGACGGCACCGCGCTGGGAGCGCGAACTGACCCGGGTGAGCTGCGGGGAGGCCGCCCGTGTCTTCTCGGTCTGCTTCGTCAACCCGCAGGTGTACGAGAACGTCGGCCTGGACCGCCGGGAGGCGGTGGCCCAGGTACGGGCCAGCGGCCACCGGGCACAGGTCATGCAGTCGGGCGCCAAGCGGCTCACGGACTTCTTCGACGACATCGGCGTGCTCAACGGGGTGGGCCGCAGGCTGTGGAAGAGCTCGGGCCTGCTGGCCTGA